The Nomia melanderi isolate GNS246 chromosome 3, iyNomMela1, whole genome shotgun sequence genomic interval ACCATTACGGGATAGAGACGTTCTGCATGAAGCAGGGCTCGTTCTGCGATCAGAACATCAGgttcgtcgacgacgacgacgacgattacATCGACTGAACGTGAAATCCGTCGGGTTTCGGTCACCGAAGTTGACGCTTCGACGCTCAAATCGGCTCTGGACGAGATTTCTTTTTTGTTCATTCGTTGGCTCTTGGGGAGATGGATTTCAGAGAGCAggaggaaattatatttttttatttgaaatcctAGGAATGTATGTCATTGTCCGATTACACAGGCTGTAAGAACTTTTTGTTTTTATCACGTGTAAGGACATATCACTTTGGCTAGTTTTTCTTTTGCGGAATTCGTTGATTCGTCCTATTGGCTCATGCGAACcgaagaaatatatattggTAGAATCTTTCGAAGGATTGCGGATTAACGAAAGATATAATTTTCAACGGAAACAAGAACGCGAGCGGAAAGGAAAGATCTCGTATCCGAGACAGATGTTCTAAACTAACCACGGAATTGATTGcaataaaagtaaatagttttagaCTCGAGTACGATTCCGGTGCGATTAAGTATTCTTAAGATCGCTGACAATTGCTGGAATCGAAGTCCAATCGTGTGTACATAGaagcaattatattattatcggTATAGTAAAAATAGTACAAATTATACGGCACAGTACAATTATCCTCGGAactcgattatttatttatttatatatttatacactgTGACAGACTTCTAGGAAGTACATAACAATCTGACATGGCAATGCACCGAGCATctagaataaagaataaagaatattgaatttaaactaCCCATATCGCTATTAAGGAACACAATGAACTAGTCGTTGctaaacttaatattttctaatggaaTCCACTTTTTATACAAACTGTTCGTCgacggaaagaaaaaaaaattcaggaaattcatttcgattatCTCGTGTACTTCGTACGTGAATATATTTCTATCGATttcatatagaactatagaatgtaataaaatcgTGCGCAATGTGCTATGTATCTAGGTATGTATGTAAATGGTTATACACGTTTAGGAGTTTACTCGACGTTCAAATATACTGCGGTTCATTTTGTATTAAGCAACGTACGAATTATAGTTGCcggtatataaatgtatttaatgtaaaaagttTCTATACTTCGTTACGTATTAAGTTATCGAGTAACTACCGAGTCCAGCCTGGATCGCGTgagtttttcaatttatataacaaCTCGTCAATTTTCTATCAACACTATCGTCATTAGATTTTTCGATTAGTTCGTCGTCCCATATTTTCGATACGTAAGTGTGACTTCATATATTACGCTACACGATCAACGTTATTATTCTCGCGAACGACGcgccgtccgttgcagcgaacctggcactttcTTCTGAGTGGTCGGATTCGGAGGAGCACGTCTCTCCTACACGGATTTTCGATTCTGCCGTATGATTCGCCGAGTCGCGCGACAGAGAGCGCGAAGGGCCGCCTCCGGACTCGCGATTGGACGTCTCggagcgactgtctccgcccctgtgacgtcacgagtgccaggttcgctgcaacggcgGTACATGCGAGTTGCTCGGAAGCCAGTGCGATTAAGTCGATTTTCTGATGTTTTCTGATTAGTCATTAACACTCTCCGTGCCGCGTGGGGCGTGTACGAGCCACGCTGAATTTTTCGTTCAGACCAGAAATgaatttctcattgaaaaacgaagaactttttaaaaattgatggtAGAGTCAAATATAGGcatcttaatttaattttatttaaccctttgcactccgtaggcgcctttcagtcgccattttatttgacacagaaaaattatagagttcgacgtttaatattaaactttgtacaatgcatcgacatgtaaaatattaaaataaagcctctttctttaatttatgtgcgatttctcgttaagtcagttcgaaagaatgtcgttggtatttgattaaaaaatgttgagtatttctaatgaaaaacttctggagtgcaaagggttaattataaaaGTGTGGGACATATACGCCCCGTTTTTCCTAAGTCAGAAAGCACTTTTGGTTACAGCTTCTGAGTAtgttttataatcatttcagaaggcAGAACAGGAATTTTCTAAATTGCTTTCCGAATTTGACCGCactggcttccgagcgactcgtgtATGTATGTAGTTGTACATAACTCGCCTCACAATTGGGAACCATTGCTGGAAAACGTCTCTCGGAGCGCAGTTCGGAAAAAAACGGAAGTTCGTGTCATATCCGGTGTATTTTCTAACACTTTTAACGATAACGTCGCAAGTACTTTTACCACTTAAGCGATCGCGTGCAATCAAGAggatactttttataataaatgtcatTATTAGGAAGTCAAATAAATTACGAGCTGCGATAATGGAAAAATTTATTCGTACTCTGATCATTTGTTTAATCACGGTTTCACACACTGACGGTACACTGGCTAACATACGAGTCGATTAATCAGTTGATACATCGACGTACTGATTAAAAGTGAACACTTTGTCGCAATTCGAAGATAAAGCGAAACGTTGAAGCTCTCGTTGCAATTAATTCGCATCTCCTTGTACTTACACTACCGAATTATCACGTTTACGTAACGATCCTGAAACACGATCGTTTTCTTTACGGGAAAGAAGAAGCTTTCTTGAACGCCAATagtgttttatttcattgtgttCGGAGAATATACGTTCGTCCATTCGATAAATATTCGATAGCACGCGTGTCGCGTAGAAAGTACAATAGGCCGGTCGATCGCCGGGATTCTCGGGAATATCAGAGGTGAACCGAAAGCTTAAGTGTTAACGAACCCCTCTAAATACGCGTATATGAACACTTTTCATTGTTTCAACATTATCTCAACATTAACATTACGTCAACACGTTTTTAGAAACACCTGCGTGAATCCACGAAACTAGGCATCGTTACTGttcaaacatatttataatacaacgtGAATATTTATACCGTTGACATCTTAAAATAAAGTATCACACTATAGGTACGATAATACGTGCAATACCAATTTATTATTCGGTACAACTCGACGCTACAGCCATCTTGTCGCGCCAACTCTTCGCGCCATTCGAGTCTGATGCTCAACGAAAAGGAATCGCGAGACAACAAGTCAAcgatttaacactttgactgccacctCGTCCGAATTCGGATGACACCATTTTTTACGTAAactcaaacattaattttctcggtgacgtttcgaacgaaccgaattttgttgcatGAGATATAAGAGGGACGACAGAGCAGTCGTTATAAAGAAccttgactttttagtttctactttattaagaaaattattttcaccgcATAGGTATTCCAATGAGCgtttatttggcagtcaacgcgttaatccgTACATTTGTCCTTTGAAAATCTTGCCAATTACGTTCGATCAGCGGCTCGTCCTTTGAAATTCTAAATACGCGCAATGTAGCTTCGATAAAGTATCAAAGATGCTTCGAGAATTCAGACGAATGCGAGACACGAGAAATATCGGTAATTGTCGGATTGATAACGTGTTTGTAGATCGAGAAAAAATATGCGCGAGCCGCTGTTGCTTCCCATTGATGGAATTCGATAGAAAAATGCTGTGAAAcacgagaaatatcgttaattgTCGGATTAATAACGTGTTTGTAGATCGAGAAAAAATATGTGCGAGCCGCTGTTGCTTCCCATTGATGGAGTTCGATAGAAAAATGCTGTGAAAGGTCGTTGCACAAGAAATGCTTACGCGGTATTTTACGGTAATTTCCTTACGGTAAGAAAGTCTTTCGGAATACACTTATACGTTCCCTTAAACGTTAACCTCGGATCAAGCATCCACGCTTTACGACGATTAATACTGTTATCACATCATGAAGTAGATACTTAGTTAAGCGAAAGTTCGTTATAAAGTCGTTACACGTACATGTATATACACAACGCAGGCTAATCAATCGTAAGAAACGAGGCTTATATACATTCAACGGAAACAAGTGAGAAACTCACGACTTACGAAATTACGTCCTCGTCGTTTCGCTTCGCTACCAAATCATCTATAACATACCTATTGTCATTCGTGGAATCGAGAAACCATTCTCAACGATCTAGAAGCTCTCGTTCAAATTCAAATGATCGTATCGCTACATCGTTGCGCGTTATCGTTTCATCGATGcgtcgaacgccgcacgatttcacgtggAAACATTcacgaaacgaataaaatttaatatcaaataatttgatattaaaagtGATCAGTGTTTCCCAGCAGggggcaatttgatttttaaagaaGGCAATTTGAAACTTGGAATATCATTTCATATGTTCCACAATATTTaacgtaaacaaaatagcaaaatcatggtaatattgaaaatgatatatatgttacacagggggcaatttgatttttaagggaggcaatttgaaacttgaaatacCATTTCATATGTTCCACAATATTTAACGTAAACAAAACAGCAAAACCatggtaatattaaaaatgatatgtaCGTTAAATAGGGGGGCACAAGAGTTTCATGGCACAGAAAAGCTTGGGAAACACTGATCTACTCGGAACGAGTAAGAAATAGACGCAGGAAGACGAACGAGCGTATAGCGAGCGGCCAGTTTAGCCTGGAGTTTGCCAGAAACGTTCCGGGACACGCGGGAATGATAGCTAGGGGTCTCTCGATGTTCCTCGACAGTTCCATTTCGTCCTCTAATCTAAGTATAAcattaacaaatgtaaatagtCTCTATAAAACACGACTAACTCGTAGAACACGAACGCGTTGCTGTAAATTTCTGTAAAACGCTCGAACGGAATTCACGTATTACGATCATTTGTTGACCTCGAGCGTCAACGAGGTCTCCGGCTGGGTCCAGATGTAGCCGGTCCGCGTGATGCTGCAATGCGCGTCGTAGTATCTACCGGGTGCACGGCAGTAGGACCATCGCGGGCAACGGCACCGAAATTTACTGTGGAACTCCTCCTTGCAGACCTCGTTCCACCAGCAAGTCCGCTGTAACGTGAAATCCTGTACGATCTGTTTCATTTGCTCTCGCAGCCAACAACGTTGTCAGAGTAGTAGTTTCGACgctttcacggcctggagtGTTACATTCGTTTCTGGCCAGCTGGGCCAGCAATTGgtcagctgaacaattaaaataactgGTGACCATTGATCCAGAACATGAACAGGGTACGTATTTAAAGAGACTCTTCCCTGACACACATCAGTATCAGTGTACTTTTAGCCCCCTGATGAAGTCTGCTGCAATGCTGccgaaacgttgggaacaaattcctagtggacacggctctcacccgaaagccagaaatgaatgtaacatTGTTAGAATCCTGATATAACAAGAGAagcttttcaaccagcacacgctgATTTAGATGAAACTCGTGCCGTAGATTTCAAGACAATGGACAATGGTTTTATGAGTATAAGTGCAGTGTTTTCTATGGGTAGCCTATGGAGGGAaactttctcgagaaaaattAGTCTAAGGGTAGTTTCGATCCTCTTATTCTGCTATATCCTTGGTGATCGAAGATACTAGGAATTAAGAGATAAAACCGGACGAATTCCTCAgtcaagtgatctcctagcagAACATacgaaaataatggaatatttgAACACATTCGAGGCCGATACGAACGCGTTAATATACTCGACGTACAAACTAACATAATGTCACGCTACATTCGATACACGGCTCCCAAAGGAAAAATTCGCAAAACGGCCGAATcacaaattgaataaaactgGCACTCTGAAAATGCCAGGAACAAATCCGACAATCCTCGGAGCTGATCGCCAACGCAACCGTCAAAACCTAGCAGCTCAAAGATCACTTGACACTCGATGCACGACTGGGCCAGGATGAGATTTAGTTTATTCGCATTCCGCTTACCTCCGCCAAGTAGCCTCTCACACTTTGATCGCTGTAATTTCGCTTTTTAATTAGGTGCTTCGCAGTTGTCGTGTACACGTCAGCGCAGAGTACCAGTATCAGTAACAGGTGTAACGCTAATCCCTCCTGCGAAGACGAATGATCAGTTTAGGGTACTTAGCCTTTCAGCGTCCTTCGGTTTCGCATGGGAAAAGTCGAGACCGAGCGATTTAGAGAACGGAAGATGGATGGACAGAAAGGGACGACACAGAAGGAGAACGAAAAATGCTCGAAAATTTGGACGTGACGGTTGAAACGGTGTAACGACGCAGTAGGTTCGCTAGTTCGACGAAGACTCACATTGTCGCGCATTTTGACCGGTTCGGTCCTCGTGGAAATACCTTGTCGCACAGCCGTGTCGGGAATATCACGGGGGAAAAGGAGATGTGTCACAAGGCTGGCCGCATACTTCGTTTTCGCTGCTGCACGTTTTGTACGAGCACTTGAAATAAAAGAGTATGCTACGTGTGGCACGCGGCGCATGCGTACGGCCCGGCTCTTCCTCTCCTGCGTATCCGCGAATCGATCGTCGcgaaactttcaatttttccacGGCAATCTTTTTCCCCGATCGCGACAACCGCGAGTTACTCGACACCCGCGCGATCCGATTTTACCGGAAACCCTGCGGAATCGATGCCGAACGGATTAAGTCGTAGCACGCAGTCGAGGCTAACCTACAAAATGTTCCTTTTAAATTCGAAGTGAGAGTACTTTTAGTTCGTTGATGGTTTCACGCGTGCACCACTTTGGCCGCGAGGGTTTTACAGGCTGAATGTAAATAtatctctttttcttttatatttacgaAGATCAGTTCTGTTCGGTATTATTacgatttatttgaaattattgaacttTCAAATTTACAGAATTATTATGAATGTTGTATTACCACGTGTTCAAAATGTTTTCagtattttgtataatgcgAAAGAAATGCAGGTGAGCTTAAAGTTGTGGCAGATTTTTCTTTCTGAACATTTTTTCCTCTCCACTTTCATCGATGTTTAAACGCTGTGCTTAGATTTAAAGGatttcaagtgaaataaataaatatcgtgTTTACAAAGATTATGGTTGTTCTGATATTTATAAGAACttgagaataataatttttgttattttaaaaaatattatataataaataattatgtgtATTAGTTATCATTcttagtatttttaaattattattagtaaaaacGTAACGAATAAGGTTACGATTAATTCATATTTACTAAAATTGTTATTGAAGTATATTTTagatacaatattatttgtatacacAATAACttaattaacttatttatatacaaattcacttaatttttatttttactatgaaACACAGACCACtgcaataattaaatgaataataagtattatttactaaatacaGAATGTTGTTGAATCTGTTTTATCATGGGTTTCCATCATAACAATTTGATTTCCGCTGAATATGCATTTTGTTATAAAGTATTTCTGTCTATATGCAAACAACTCAAATGCATTGTTCACTGGAATGTcgagtttaatttttatttacgaCTGAACTGTAACATTAATGGCTAATAAAgcgaacaaaatttaaaaaacggaAACAGTTTGATTGTTTACATATCTTAGACGTCAAGTACGAAACTTGTATATAATGTCCGGTAGCACGGTGAACCATCGTTTGTTatgttgtacaatatttttgtttattaatgaaattaatgtttttcaaTCTGTATTGCAGGTTGTGAGTGAAAATACGTTTATACAAGTTCGTTTTTGAAGCATATGTTTTTCTGATAAATATGGTAAACGTCGTCgaattaaacattttgaaagaTAACCTCTATTTTGTGTATCACAAGTATcgtatgtatttttacatgtttagttttctgaaattttgtaaaatttctaGATAAACTATACAAGTTATTTGCACAGCGTTAAAACattgttttgtttaaaatctatataatcTGTGTGCTAcgaaaactattataaattgGTTAAAAGCACATTGCATCGTTTAAACCAAatgtatttgatgaattttctAGTTACTTGGCAAATAAATTCAAACACAGCGACTTGTAACAATGGAATTGTCAAAAGATGTGATCGAAGGTCTGTCAAATATCTCAAATGTAAACATTATTGGCGAAGATAATTTCCTACAAATCTTGGACACTGTTATTTCTCATTTGCAGGAAAGTATTATAGAAACAAATTGTAAGTATGTTTTCCTGATATAgtggtaaataatattaaatattacaaaattatttacatgGATAAAATTACAGGCATCGTAAAGGCAGCAGATTCGAAAGCTATTTTAACAAAGAAGATCTTCGCCGACGTATTATGTTTGTTCGTAGAAGCAGCTCAACACGACTTAGACGAAGAAAGTTTGAAGAATTTGCTACATCAGACGTGTACTAACGAACAGAGAAGAAAGAAACTATGCGAAGCAtacattaataacaaaaaaacaATACAGTCTCGACTGGAATTGATAGGCAATAATCCGCCACATATCATCGATGTGGATTGGCATCTAGACTATCGCGTCAAGGTAATCGATCGGTGAAGAGAACACCGAGCGTTTGATCCACTGACgctttattcatataaaaatgattttttagttGGACACGTGCAATTCACTGGGTGTTCCTCTTTATCATGTAAGACTTAGTACTAAAGAACATGAAAGGATAAATCATATAACATTCTCATGTACAATACAACAGCTGCAAGAACTAGTGTTTAAGCTTAAAGATGCTATCAGATACTCAGAGAAACTAACTAATGTGTAACTCTATAATTTTAGTTATTGGTTTACTTAATACAGTGTGTACACATGTATGATGTCTTAAGAgtttgatagaaatattttttataggtGCAAATATCACGTGATACAATATATGTGTGAATAATCGTCAACACACCTTACGACATTATACATGTTCCGTTGAACATTTACACAAGAATTATTATGGTaatcgtttaataataaattcaattttatgcaTATAAGTGTAATGGTAAAATCTTATACAAATAACAGACTGTGTAAAGTATAATCaactatattttcataattaaaacattCCCTACTTCACGTAGTATTATTAC includes:
- the LOC116429208 gene encoding uncharacterized protein LOC116429208, which translates into the protein MRRVPHVAYSFISSARTKRAAAKTKYAASLVTHLLFPRDIPDTAVRQGISTRTEPVKMRDNEGLALHLLLILVLCADVYTTTAKHLIKKRNYSDQSVRGYLAERTCWWNEVCKEEFHSKFRCRCPRWSYCRAPGRYYDAHCSITRTGYIWTQPETSLTLEVNK
- the LOC116429207 gene encoding COMM domain-containing protein 3, whose amino-acid sequence is MELSKDVIEGLSNISNVNIIGEDNFLQILDTVISHLQESIIETNCIVKAADSKAILTKKIFADVLCLFVEAAQHDLDEESLKNLLHQTCTNEQRRKKLCEAYINNKKTIQSRLELIGNNPPHIIDVDWHLDYRVKLDTCNSLGVPLYHVRLSTKEHERINHITFSCTIQQLQELVFKLKDAIRYSEKLTNV